The Pyrus communis chromosome 12, drPyrComm1.1, whole genome shotgun sequence genomic sequence gctagaaaatatataagaaataagatttttctcttcatttgttagtgagagattttaagttttttttgtcgaaagtaaatttgaaccacattattactagtttatTGTGAGATTTAGCCTTAttctttaatgtagataatatcgtttgttcaaaatatAATTGGGCTTATAGTTAAGTTTATCTAACTTGAAATTGAAATTAGACTAATGATTAATTTCAAGGTGGACTTTGAAAAATGAATAcacaacataaatatataaaaaaatattgatttatatttggttcggtttgatgtttgaactttgaactaTCAAAACTGAAACCGAACCAATAGTTTTCGGTTTCGTTTGTGTTTTTAgtttcaatttggttttcaatcaAACTTTTTTAGTTCGGTTTTTGATGTACCGAGCCCACCCCTTTGCGCTAAagtattttttactttttgggaCTATGTATGTACATAAAACAGGTCCATTGCGGCATGATGTTTCAGTTCAACAACATATTATTGTAagtgatttttgtttttctgtgaGGCCtttttgataaccatttcgtttttaattttcatttttatcacattttttgaaaactaaaactcaaaactcgttTGGGATctactttcagttttcattttttttaaagaaaattaatgaaaatagcttgatttgagttttaatgataaggacaaaataaaaggtaaagtgaatagtaccagaattgactttttagtataaaaatatgatttttcgttaaatacAAAACCAATCCACTAAATAAGGGTGGCCACAAAGCATATCAAATGCATTCATATGAGGTCAACCCGAAACTTATCTCACCAACGGAGACCATAATGTGACGACCAAACCATCAACTACACTAAAGGTACAAGGATACACAATTCTGATGGGAATCGATACAATGAGATGTTAAAACGTATTAAACACAATACACACTCAATTACATGGATAAAGAATTACACTCGAACAGGAAAAAACGTAAAGGGGAAAGCAGTTTTGGAATATATAACAAGCTGATATTGGAGGCAATGTTCACCAAGAAATAGAAACGTCTTATGGGAAAATAACGCGTCTTTACAGAAATCTGGCAGGACCGCAGGAGAGGCATACCTCAGATCGAACTGTAGctgtcatcatcatcactcgTCCGAATGTAACACATTATTGCCAGTACAAATACGAAAAAGGATGAGAGCTCCATAGCCAGGGCCCCCCAACCAATTACACCAGCGTGTTTTAAGATAGCAGGGATTGCAATGCTTCCAATAGCTGAAGCTCCGGTCAAGAACTTGGTTGCATTTACCCAGCTGTTTCATCATACAGTATTTAATAAGCGAAGGGAGTAAGAACACGAATAATGTTGATGCAGCTTTAGACTTTAAACGAATAGTTATTTCAGTAAGCAAGTTCAGGGGAGAAAGACAAACCCATTTTCAGATTgtgaaaatatagaaaaatcgGATCCCACAAAGAACAGCAATGGCAAGGGAAGAAGCACGTACATTATTACTGCAAAACATCGTGAGATGACCACACCATCAGCATGCATGTTTTCATTCAAATCATTGAAATCTATATAGAGGATGTTCTCTCGAGGGAAGATTCCATAAAAATGTAATATTTATCTTGTTttgataattaaaaaatgttaaagTTGAACAGGCCAATGATGACAATATAACACAGACTTTGACACCAACAAATAAGGGGACGATATGATCGTGGAATTCCATTATCCGCACATTTTAGTTATTGGAAAGCAATTATTTCTAGTGAAAGCATTCACCTGTATAGAAGAATTACTAATCACGTTTAACCATCAATCGAATATAAGCATTAGGGGGGTGTGGAATATCACCAAAACCAATACCATAAATACAAGACAGCAGAGATATCCAACCCTGATTTATTCCTGAACCTATGTTCGTACATGTTGTTGCTATCCTAGATGTCATTTAAAGTCACCATCAAACCATATCACTATCCTTTTACCACCTGACCGAAGGCTCAAAGGCTCTTGTTTCTAATCAGGTCAAAgacaaatatgaaaataattcTGAAACCATGAAGCAAAAAGATATAagaaacttcaacaaaaaagaaagcaaaatgTAAAACGTATTCAGATCTATTTATTCATTTGAGTTATGGGAATTAAAATAAAGGGAATAGAATATCATTACCCTTAAAGATTCTTTCTTAAAGGAGCTAGAtaatcaaaaattgaaatcttTTGAGTACTGGCATACCTATCATCTTACAAGCACATTAACACGTAGCATAACATAACAGCTTATTTGGCCAAAAGAAAAGGCATCACATAGCAAGTTTACGAAGGAAAACAACAGTTCAGAACCTACCAGTTAGCATTGGCCACCAATTATTGTACAAAGCACACGCCTGCATCAAAAGCCGTGATAGATGAGAACCTAGTATGACCATCAACTTACAACAGAGAAAAGCTTACTAATTACATATGAATTGAGCATAACTGACAATAAGAAGCACTACCCACCAAAATTTGCAATACAATCCCTCCAGAGACCAAAATTGCCAGGGCGGCAAGTTTTCCAGTGTGCAAGCAGGCACGCATATAGCCTGGTAAGTCAGCCATCAAGTACTTGCCTTAGCACGCAGATGGGGAACACCTGAAAACATGATGTGCTTAAATATATGCTCATTCCCCATACATCAACTTCAATCTCTGAATGTTAGTCCATAAGCGTAGAGTGAACCATGGAACCACCCTGAAGCATGGCATATAGGCACATGTGTGGGGCGATGTTATTTCTCTTGCTTGtgatttcttgaattctttcaCAACTATCATGACTTATTACTTACAAAAAGTGTTGTACAATTGAAAATCATTGCAAAGTCTACAATACAGATTAACCATTCCGCAGAAACTACAGCTAAAACTGCGTCGAGTGCCTATTtcacacatacacatacacaaAGTGTTGGTTCATGTGTCAATGCGTTATGCTCCGTGTGCACAATCAACGAATCCATGACCACGATATACAAATACAGTAATGCGCAGCTAAGGAGTCGGAACTAGACATCTCAGTGTTCTGAAGTTGGGAACAATGCAATGCATGTAGGAAAAACAGAGACTTTCTTACAGCAATTCATAGGATTGGAAATTAGGAAATGGAACCCTCACCctcaaatcaaacacaaaaagatagaaaccctaaattaataaataaaaatataaaaccaatCTAATCTGTTCATAAATGTCTATCATCAGAGCAGGGTTAGGGTTCCAACTCCTGCTAAATTAATAAGGTATCATTCCATTCACTTAAATCCTAAATTAATCCACAAATATCCATTTATCCATAATTAATGACAATTCTTCAACAaaaatgcaatcaccaaggaagGTTGAAGAATTTACCTTAGTTGTTACTTCAATCAAATCAATCGAGCTCAGCCATCCGATTCCGACCACACTGCCGGCGAAAACGGTTGGTTGGTGATTCGGAGTCCGTCCGGAGTCAGCAGCTGAGCTCAGCTCTAAAACAATAAAGAAAGATTACCCGAACAGGAAACGGATCGGGCCTCCACAATTCAGAATTCTGGAATCGGACTTCAACAAGTAGTCCTGAATCTCCTGATCCCGGCACGTGATCCCAATTTTCACCTAACCTCTCTCCCCTTTCCTCCTTTTTGCTctatctatttattttatttatttttaatttttgcaaaTCAATAGGAACGTTCACACACTGCACCTTTCCCTGTCCTGAAAGGGTTTTCTCGTCACTGCTGCGCATCAAATCAAGCAGTGTGCGTTGTAGACTTGCGAGTTTGgagttgtttatttatttgttcattttcttttgcaaactaatattataaaatcaCACTTACAAGTAGTTTATTTATCGTTTTGCGGTGAGTTTCCCAGTTTTGTCTATGcgcttttttcaaattttggattcttttttctttgttccttGGTGACTTGCATGCTGCTATATAATTTggttctgtttttgtttgttcTCAGAGTTTGGTGTGTGGGGAAACGAGTAGAGGTTGGTTGTCCTGCAATCTAACCTCAATAATTATGGTTTAAACTTTATAAATTCTGGATTTTTTTAGTTAATTGTTTGGACTTTGAATTGGCAGATGAGGTTATATTAAGTTTTGAACTtcgatttttgttttgtgtgattgCAGATCAAGGAGAATTGACCCCAGTTAGCTCCAAGCTTGCGgtaaacttttctttttgtttagagTTATGAGAATtcttatagaaaaaaaaattagaaaaactcaaattataatttttggtttaaatatgttttgaatttgGTCCACCATGTTATGTTTGTTAACAGGAACCTAGAAGAGTCTCAAATTCAGTTTCGAACTCTGACTAAAAATGGAACTTGGTGCCATTAAGCAATTGTCCTCAGCCCTCAAAATTCAAGCAATCCCATGATTTTTACATTACTGGATTCGTTTTCTCTACTAATTATTGTTATATGAATTGTTTTCTTCTATTAAAAATGATTAATTAGATTAACCAAAACCTCAGGCATTGCAGGTTTGGGATGATAGTTTAAATCAATATGCTCATTAGACAGTCTGAGAACGTAATTTGGGAAGTGGGTTTTAAAGTTTCAATAGTTTCGTTATGTGTATTTTTCTTGCTTTGACTACTAAGAATCTAATAACCAAATGCTTAGTTATTTTCTCCAAATGGTTTTCAATTTGTTGTAGGTAAACGAGAGCTATTCTAATGTTTATGCAGCaggggaagggaagggaagtAAACATTATCGGGAAATGCATAAAAGTTACAagcttttaattaaaaatagaaatggGGTGACACGAAACAAAATATAGGTAAAACTGACCCCTACTTTCTTTCtatttaaatataaatcaatTATTTAAGTTTGCATCTTTACAAGTTTAAAATGAAGTTATGTGTTGACTTTAAAAGAACTATGCATGCTGGATTTTTATAGAAGTGTCATGAAAGTTTTATACCAAACCCTTTTTACAGGAAGACTGAGTTACGATCATGGCCTTCTCTTCCTGCCTCTTATCCAAATCCTGACAAGTTAGTTACTCAACCTTCATTTCCCAt encodes the following:
- the LOC137710943 gene encoding vacuolar protein sorting-associated protein 55 homolog codes for the protein MADLPGYMRACLHTGKLAALAILVSGGIVLQILACALYNNWWPMLTVIMYVLLPLPLLFFVGSDFSIFSQSENGWVNATKFLTGASAIGSIAIPAILKHAGVIGWGALAMELSSFFVFVLAIMCYIRTSDDDDSYSSI